A window from Telopea speciosissima isolate NSW1024214 ecotype Mountain lineage chromosome 8, Tspe_v1, whole genome shotgun sequence encodes these proteins:
- the LOC122670520 gene encoding DNA cross-link repair protein SNM1 isoform X1, whose translation MLTDEAEDISIDDDIDENGFPSFQLVSEEEEETRENNGVEDPSVGTSQEGFASDFYRSGTDWSCLLERNPQKQKRLKQADLFQVWGFKKTTGSNSGSKVSSLPLREKNTMQSISPERLNDHMNSKVPSFGKMSNRGGDNSRRICPFYKKIPGTPFTVDAFRYGLIEGCAAYFLSHFHHDHYGGLSKGWSHGPIYCTPLTARLVRMCLLVNPSFICPLELETEHVIEGIKVTMLDANHCPGAALIHFRLEDGRSYLHTGDFRACRSMQLHPLLANHQINVLYLDTTYCNPKYRFPSKEDVLDFVVMITKKSLTKQPKTLIVVGAYSIGKECVYLAISKALGVKIYANSSRRRILKSFSWPELSGKLCSHGEETPLHILPMSSLRPETLKQYLVTYMHQYTSVLAFRPTGWTYSEVTGNHLNLIRPRSSGNVTIYGVPYSEHSSFLELREFVQFLKPDKIIPTVNVGNAAHRNQMQSYFQEWLKA comes from the exons ATGCTTACAGACGAAGCTGAGGATATATCGATTGACGATGACATCGACGAGAACGGGTTTCCTTCTTTTCAGCTAGtttcggaagaagaagaagaaacgagaGAAAATAATGGAGTTGAAGATCCATCCGTTGGAACTTCACAAGAGGGCTTCGCTTCTGATTTTTATCGCAGTGGAACAGATTGGTCATGCTTGTTGGAGAGGAATCCGCAGAAACAGAAAAGGCTTAAGCAAGCAGACCTGTTCCAGGTATGGGGTTTCAAGAAGACCACTGGATCGAATTCCGGATCTAAGGTATCGTCTTTACCTTTGAGGGAGAAGAATACGATGCAATCAATCTCCCCTGAGCGGCTCAACGACCATATGAATTCAAAAGTTCCTTCTTTTGGGAAGATGAGCAATAGGGGTGGCGATAATAGCCGGCGTATTTGCCCCTTCTATAAGAAAATCCCTG GAACTCCATTCACCGTAGATGCATTCCGTTATGGTCTTATTGAAGGATGTGCTGCATACTTCCTTAGCCACTTCCACCATGATCATTACGGTGGCTTGAGCAAGGGATGGTCACATGGGCCCATCTATTGTACTCCTCTCACTGCTCGCCTTGTGAGAATGTGTCTATTAGTAAATCCCTC ATTCATCTGTCCTTTGGAACTAGAGACTGAACATGTTATTGAAGGCATCAAAGTGACAATGCTGGATGCTAATCATTGTCCTGGTGCAGCACTTATTCATTTTCGTCTGGAAGATGGACGTAGCTATTTGCACACTGGAGACTTCAGGGCCTGTAGATCAATGCAGTTGCATCCGCTTCTTGCAAACCATCAAATTAATGTGCTTTACCTGGACACCACTTATTGCAACCCAAAATACAG gTTCCCCTCCAAGGAAGATGTTTTGGATTTTGTTGTAATGATAACTAAAAAGAGTCTCACAAAGCAGCCGAAAACCCTTATCGTTGTTGGAGCATACAGTATTGGGAAAGAGTGTGTTTATCTTGCTATTTCTAAGGCATTAGGG GTCAAGATATATGCAAATTCTTCAAGGAGGCGGATTCTAAAGTCATTTAGTTGGCCTGAGCTGTCAGGAAAACTCtgttcacatggggaggagacaCCTCTTCATATTCTACCTATGTCATCGCTGAGACCTGAG ACTTTGAAGCAGTACTTAGTGACCTACATGCATCAATATACCTCAGTTTTGGCATTTCGGCCGACAG GCTGGACTTACTCTGAGGTTACTGGGAACCACCTGAATCTAATCAGACCCCGTTCTAGTGGCAATGTCACAATCTACG GTGTCCCATATAGTGAGCACTCCAGCTTCTTGGAACTCAGGGAATTTGTGCAG TTCTTGAAGCCTGACAAGATAATCCCCACAGTTAATGTTGGCAATGCTGCTCACCGAAATCAGATGCAGTCCTACTTTCAAGAATGGCTGAAAGCCTGA
- the LOC122670520 gene encoding DNA cross-link repair protein SNM1 isoform X2 has protein sequence MLTDEAEDISIDDDIDENGFPSFQLVSEEEEETRENNGVEDPSVGTSQEGFASDFYRSGTDWSCLLERNPQKQKRLKQADLFQVWGFKKTTGSNSGSKVSSLPLREKNTMQSISPERLNDHMNSKVPSFGKMSNRGGDNSRRICPFYKKIPGTPFTVDAFRYGLIEGCAAYFLSHFHHDHYGGLSKGWSHGPIYCTPLTARLVRMCLLVNPSFICPLELETEHVIEGIKVTMLDANHCPGAALIHFRLEDGRSYLHTGDFRACRSMQLHPLLANHQINVLYLDTTYCNPKYRFPSKEDVLDFVVMITKKSLTKQPKTLIVVGAYSIGKECVYLAISKALGVKIYANSSRRRILKSFSWPELSGKLCSHGEETPLHILPMSSLRPEYLVTYMHQYTSVLAFRPTGWTYSEVTGNHLNLIRPRSSGNVTIYGVPYSEHSSFLELREFVQFLKPDKIIPTVNVGNAAHRNQMQSYFQEWLKA, from the exons ATGCTTACAGACGAAGCTGAGGATATATCGATTGACGATGACATCGACGAGAACGGGTTTCCTTCTTTTCAGCTAGtttcggaagaagaagaagaaacgagaGAAAATAATGGAGTTGAAGATCCATCCGTTGGAACTTCACAAGAGGGCTTCGCTTCTGATTTTTATCGCAGTGGAACAGATTGGTCATGCTTGTTGGAGAGGAATCCGCAGAAACAGAAAAGGCTTAAGCAAGCAGACCTGTTCCAGGTATGGGGTTTCAAGAAGACCACTGGATCGAATTCCGGATCTAAGGTATCGTCTTTACCTTTGAGGGAGAAGAATACGATGCAATCAATCTCCCCTGAGCGGCTCAACGACCATATGAATTCAAAAGTTCCTTCTTTTGGGAAGATGAGCAATAGGGGTGGCGATAATAGCCGGCGTATTTGCCCCTTCTATAAGAAAATCCCTG GAACTCCATTCACCGTAGATGCATTCCGTTATGGTCTTATTGAAGGATGTGCTGCATACTTCCTTAGCCACTTCCACCATGATCATTACGGTGGCTTGAGCAAGGGATGGTCACATGGGCCCATCTATTGTACTCCTCTCACTGCTCGCCTTGTGAGAATGTGTCTATTAGTAAATCCCTC ATTCATCTGTCCTTTGGAACTAGAGACTGAACATGTTATTGAAGGCATCAAAGTGACAATGCTGGATGCTAATCATTGTCCTGGTGCAGCACTTATTCATTTTCGTCTGGAAGATGGACGTAGCTATTTGCACACTGGAGACTTCAGGGCCTGTAGATCAATGCAGTTGCATCCGCTTCTTGCAAACCATCAAATTAATGTGCTTTACCTGGACACCACTTATTGCAACCCAAAATACAG gTTCCCCTCCAAGGAAGATGTTTTGGATTTTGTTGTAATGATAACTAAAAAGAGTCTCACAAAGCAGCCGAAAACCCTTATCGTTGTTGGAGCATACAGTATTGGGAAAGAGTGTGTTTATCTTGCTATTTCTAAGGCATTAGGG GTCAAGATATATGCAAATTCTTCAAGGAGGCGGATTCTAAAGTCATTTAGTTGGCCTGAGCTGTCAGGAAAACTCtgttcacatggggaggagacaCCTCTTCATATTCTACCTATGTCATCGCTGAGACCTGAG TACTTAGTGACCTACATGCATCAATATACCTCAGTTTTGGCATTTCGGCCGACAG GCTGGACTTACTCTGAGGTTACTGGGAACCACCTGAATCTAATCAGACCCCGTTCTAGTGGCAATGTCACAATCTACG GTGTCCCATATAGTGAGCACTCCAGCTTCTTGGAACTCAGGGAATTTGTGCAG TTCTTGAAGCCTGACAAGATAATCCCCACAGTTAATGTTGGCAATGCTGCTCACCGAAATCAGATGCAGTCCTACTTTCAAGAATGGCTGAAAGCCTGA
- the LOC122672782 gene encoding probable protein S-acyltransferase 7, with amino-acid sequence MQEKIYTTPPPPPQFSDSNRRIIDPNGPSKQVYQVWKGSNRFFLGGRLIFGPDVRSLFFTVFLIVTPVILFGAFVSQRLVNEFSHHLGSLIVAISAIFTIYIVILLFLTSGRDPGIIPRNPHPPELEDEVGASSLSTDWAGNQSGAPSIPPTKDVLVNGMVVKVKYCQTCMLYRPPRCSHCSICNNCVERFDHHCPWVGQCIGMRNYRYFFMFVSSTTMLCLYVFVFCWVNITKIMEVYHCNLWKAFLKSPVSGILILYTFIAAWFVGGLTAFHIYLICTNQTTYENFRYRYDRKMNPHNLGWVWNVREVFFSKIPSSKNKFRAKVKEGSSSAFITSLSIGHVMSPEMPKRSFDIEMGGKRQAVAAEEFEDIHNQIERVAALERCGTQPRHTSWVQKGNWEITPDLHALSAEFGMEHGLTDREKIHGGH; translated from the exons ATGCAAGAAAAGATATACACaacacctcctccaccacctcaATTCTCCGATTCCAATCGGCGGATCATTGACCCTAATGGCCCATCTAAGCAAGTCTATCAAGTCTGGAAAGGAAGCAAC AGGTTCTTTCTTGGAGGCAGACTTATATTCGGTCCAGATGTTAGGTCACTATTTTTTACAGTATTTCTAATTGTAACTCCAGTGATCTTGTTTGGTGCTTTTGTTTCTCAAAGGCTGGTTAATGAGTTTTCACACCATCTTGGCAGTCTTATAGTAGCAATTTCTGCTATCTTCACAATATAT ATCGTCATTCTTCTGTTCCTTACGTCTGGAAGAGATCCAGGAATTATTCCTCGGAATCCTCACCCTCCTGAGCTGGAAGATGAAGTTGGTGCCTCTAGCTTATCCACAGACTGGGCAGGAAATCAGAGTGGTGCTCCAAGTATACCTCCCACAAAAGATGTCCTTGTCAATGGGATGGTGGTCAAGGTCAAGTACTGTCAGACATGCATGTTATATCGACCACCACGATGCTCTCATTGTTCTATTTGCAATAACTGTGTTGAGCGGTTTGATCACCATTGCCCTTGGGTAGGGCAATGTATTGGGATG AGGAATTACCGATACTTTTTCATGTTCGTGTCCTCCACTACCATGCTGTGTCTATATGTTTTTGTATTCTGCTGGGTAAACATCACGAAAATTATGGAAGTTTATCATTGTAATCTTTGGAAAGCTTTTCTGAAATCCCCTGTTTCAGGCATCCTCATATTATACACATTCATAGCTGCTTGGTTTGTCGGAGGGCTGACAGCATTTCATATTTACTTAATTTGCACCAACCAG ACAACTTATGAAAATTTCAGATATCGGTATGACAGGAAGATGAATCCACATAATCTTGGATGGGTTTGGAATGTGAGGGAGGTCTTCTTCTCTAAGATTCCCAGTTCTAAAAATAAATTTAGGGCCAAGGTGAAAGAGGGCTCATCTTCTGCCTTCATCACATCGCTCTCAATTGGCCATGTCATGAGCCCAGAGATGCCTAAAAGAAGCTTCGACATAGAGATGGGTGGGAAGCGTCAGGCTGTTGCTGCGGAAGAGTTTGAAGATATACATAATCAAATTGAGAGAGTAGCTGCGTTAGAGAGATGTGGTACTCAACCAAGACATACCAGCTGGGTCCAAAAAGGCAACTGGGAGATCACACCTGATTTACATGCATTGTCTGCCGAGTTTGGAATGGAACATGGCTTAACAGATAGAGAAAAGATCCACGGGGGCCATTGA
- the LOC122672886 gene encoding DNA repair protein recA homolog 3, mitochondrial-like isoform X1, giving the protein MARLVRHASYLNRSLFPAQGNRQGIWGLSFQICNFSSKVGRKSKSDGSDSGEENMSKKDLALRQALDQITNAFGKGAIMWLGRSVSPRHVPVVSTGSFALDMALGIGGLPKGRVVEIYGPEASGKTTLALHAIAEAQKHGGYCVFVDAEHALDPKLAEAIGVKTENLLLSQPDCGEQALSLVDTLIRSGSVDVVVVDSVAALVPKGELDGEMGDAHMAMQARLMSQALRKLSHSLSLSQTILIFINQVRSKLATFGGFGVPTEVTSGGNALKFYASVRLNIKRTGLVKKGEEVIGSQVLVKIVKNKHAPPFKTVQFELEFGKGICRDVEIVELGCKHKFITKKGGAFYSFNNRSFNGRDAIKRYLAENEDIREGLIIKLRDKIMHFETEKDPEVDDRDGDVMEEIISSDTTDEEAITAAEA; this is encoded by the exons ATGGCGAGGCTTGTTCGACATGCTTCTTATCTAAACCGTTCTCTCTTTCCAGCACAG GGTAACAGACAAGGGATTTGGGGGCTCTCTTTCCAAATTTGCAACTTTTCTTCTAAAG TTGGAAGGAAGTCTAAGTCTGATGGAAGTGACTCAGGTGAAGAGAACATGTCTAAGAAAGATCTGGCCCTACGTCAAGCTCTGGATCAGATAACAAATGCCTTTGGAAAGGGTGCTATCATGTGGCTTGGTCGTTCTGTTTCTCCTAGACATGTTCCCGTGGTTTCTACAGGATCTTTTGCTTTGGATATGGCATtggggattggtggactcccaAAG GGACGTGTTGTGGAGATATATGGCCCAGAGGCTTCTGGGAAAACAACTCTCGCTCTTCATGCAATTGCTGAAGCACAGAAACATGGAG GCTACTGTGTATTTGTTGATGCTGAGCATGCTCTTGATCCAAAACTGGCCGAGGCTATTGGCGTAAAGACTGAAAATTTGCTTCTGTCACAACCGGATTGCGGTGAACAAGCACTAAGCCTTGTGGATACCCTAATCCGCAGTGGTTctgttgatgttgttgttgtggaCAGT GTAGCTGCTCTTGTGCCTAAAGGTGAGCTTGATGGTGAAATGGGGGATGCTCACATGGCAATGCAAGCAAGACTGATGAGCCAGGCACTTCGCAAATTGAGCCATTCTTTATCCCTCTCTCAGACTATTTTGATCTTCATAAATCAA GTGAGATCAAAGCTGGCCACTTTTGGAGGATTTGGAGTTCCAACTGAAGTTACTTCAGGAGGTAATGCTTTGAAGTTTTATGCATCAGTCCGCCTAAATATTAAAAGAACCGGGCTTGtcaagaagggagaagag gtCATTGGAAGTCAAGTTCTTGTGAAGATAGTAAAGAACAAACATGCTCCGCCATTTAAAACTGTTCAGTTTGAGCTTGAGTTTGGCAAGGGAATATGCCGTGATGTAGAGATTGTAGAGTTGGGTTGCAAGCACAAGTTCATCACAAAGAAGGGAGGGGCATTCTACAGCTTTAATAATCGAAGCTTCAATGGCAGGGATGCTATTAAACGATACTTGGCTGAGAATGAGGATATTCGAGAGGGATTAATAATCAAGCTCCGGGATAAGATAATGCACTTCGAGACAGAGAAAGACCCAGAAGTTGATGACCGGGATGGAGATGTGATGGAAGAGATCATCTCATCTGATACAACTGATGAGGAAGCAATCACTGCTGCTGAGGCGTAA
- the LOC122672886 gene encoding DNA repair protein recA homolog 3, mitochondrial-like isoform X2, with protein MPLERVLSCGLVVLFLLDMFPWFLQDLLLWIWHWGLVDSQRDVLWRYMAQRLLGKQLSLFMQLLKHRNMEVTGYCVFVDAEHALDPKLAEAIGVKTENLLLSQPDCGEQALSLVDTLIRSGSVDVVVVDSVAALVPKGELDGEMGDAHMAMQARLMSQALRKLSHSLSLSQTILIFINQVRSKLATFGGFGVPTEVTSGGNALKFYASVRLNIKRTGLVKKGEEVIGSQVLVKIVKNKHAPPFKTVQFELEFGKGICRDVEIVELGCKHKFITKKGGAFYSFNNRSFNGRDAIKRYLAENEDIREGLIIKLRDKIMHFETEKDPEVDDRDGDVMEEIISSDTTDEEAITAAEA; from the exons ATGCCTTTGGAAAGGGTGCTATCATGTGGCTTGGTCGTTCTGTTTCTCCTAGACATGTTCCCGTGGTTTCTACAGGATCTTTTGCTTTGGATATGGCATtggggattggtggactcccaAAG GGACGTGTTGTGGAGATATATGGCCCAGAGGCTTCTGGGAAAACAACTCTCGCTCTTCATGCAATTGCTGAAGCACAGAAACATGGAGGTGAC AGGCTACTGTGTATTTGTTGATGCTGAGCATGCTCTTGATCCAAAACTGGCCGAGGCTATTGGCGTAAAGACTGAAAATTTGCTTCTGTCACAACCGGATTGCGGTGAACAAGCACTAAGCCTTGTGGATACCCTAATCCGCAGTGGTTctgttgatgttgttgttgtggaCAGT GTAGCTGCTCTTGTGCCTAAAGGTGAGCTTGATGGTGAAATGGGGGATGCTCACATGGCAATGCAAGCAAGACTGATGAGCCAGGCACTTCGCAAATTGAGCCATTCTTTATCCCTCTCTCAGACTATTTTGATCTTCATAAATCAA GTGAGATCAAAGCTGGCCACTTTTGGAGGATTTGGAGTTCCAACTGAAGTTACTTCAGGAGGTAATGCTTTGAAGTTTTATGCATCAGTCCGCCTAAATATTAAAAGAACCGGGCTTGtcaagaagggagaagag gtCATTGGAAGTCAAGTTCTTGTGAAGATAGTAAAGAACAAACATGCTCCGCCATTTAAAACTGTTCAGTTTGAGCTTGAGTTTGGCAAGGGAATATGCCGTGATGTAGAGATTGTAGAGTTGGGTTGCAAGCACAAGTTCATCACAAAGAAGGGAGGGGCATTCTACAGCTTTAATAATCGAAGCTTCAATGGCAGGGATGCTATTAAACGATACTTGGCTGAGAATGAGGATATTCGAGAGGGATTAATAATCAAGCTCCGGGATAAGATAATGCACTTCGAGACAGAGAAAGACCCAGAAGTTGATGACCGGGATGGAGATGTGATGGAAGAGATCATCTCATCTGATACAACTGATGAGGAAGCAATCACTGCTGCTGAGGCGTAA